From Nocardioides sp. HDW12B, the proteins below share one genomic window:
- the zwf gene encoding glucose-6-phosphate dehydrogenase: MSRPEKSASSRPHVVVLFGATGDLSRRKLLPGLLHLFQAGLLDDTRIIGSSLDEIDDEKFVAIAREACEQSRGDGADGRWDEFASMLSFVPQQKGAQGLADAVARCEKELAGEGEVQRLHYLSVPPKAALAVVHMLEEAGLAERSRIVMEKPFGTDLESARSLNAELHEVFAEEQIFRIDHFLGKEAAQNILAFRFANGLFEPIWNRNFIDHVQIDVPETLGLETRAEFYESTGAYKDMVVTHLFQVLAFMAMEPPTALAPGPIGEEKVKVFRSMKTIDPSQAVRGQYVGYRELDGVDDESDVDTFIALQVEIDNWRWAGVPFYLRTGKKLAEGARIISIAFKEPPRHMFPQGSGVGLQGPDHLTFDLADQSRMSLSFYGKRPGPGMKLDKLSMQFAMHENKNSDQVLEAYERLIHDAMRGDHTLFTTADGIERLWELSEPLLTDPPPVRAYGEGTWGPNAIHQLIAPRAWRLPFERSWRDPNDSGV, from the coding sequence ATGTCGCGCCCGGAGAAGTCCGCCTCGTCCCGTCCCCACGTCGTGGTCCTGTTCGGCGCGACCGGCGACCTGTCGCGCCGCAAGCTGCTCCCGGGCCTGCTGCACCTCTTCCAGGCCGGGCTGCTCGACGACACGCGCATCATCGGCAGCAGCCTCGACGAGATCGACGACGAGAAGTTCGTCGCCATCGCGCGCGAGGCGTGCGAGCAGAGCCGCGGTGACGGAGCCGACGGGCGCTGGGACGAGTTCGCCTCGATGCTCTCCTTCGTCCCGCAGCAGAAGGGCGCCCAGGGGCTCGCCGACGCCGTCGCCCGGTGCGAGAAGGAGCTCGCGGGTGAGGGGGAGGTGCAGCGGCTGCACTACCTGAGCGTGCCGCCCAAGGCGGCGCTCGCCGTGGTGCACATGCTCGAGGAGGCCGGGCTGGCCGAGCGCTCGCGCATCGTCATGGAGAAGCCGTTCGGCACCGACCTGGAGAGCGCGCGGTCGCTCAACGCCGAGCTGCACGAGGTCTTCGCCGAGGAGCAGATCTTCCGCATCGACCACTTCCTGGGCAAGGAGGCGGCGCAGAACATCCTCGCCTTCCGCTTCGCCAACGGTCTCTTCGAGCCGATCTGGAACCGCAACTTCATCGACCACGTGCAGATCGACGTGCCGGAGACGCTGGGGCTCGAGACCCGCGCGGAGTTCTACGAGTCCACCGGCGCCTACAAGGACATGGTCGTCACCCACCTGTTCCAGGTGCTGGCGTTCATGGCGATGGAGCCGCCCACCGCACTGGCGCCCGGGCCGATCGGGGAGGAGAAGGTCAAGGTCTTCCGCTCGATGAAGACGATCGACCCGTCGCAGGCCGTGCGCGGGCAGTACGTCGGCTACCGCGAGCTCGACGGCGTCGACGACGAGTCCGACGTCGACACCTTCATCGCGCTGCAGGTGGAGATCGACAACTGGCGCTGGGCCGGGGTGCCGTTCTACCTGCGCACCGGCAAGAAGCTGGCCGAGGGCGCCCGCATCATCTCCATCGCCTTCAAGGAGCCGCCGCGCCACATGTTCCCCCAGGGCTCAGGGGTGGGTCTGCAGGGCCCGGACCACCTGACCTTCGACCTGGCCGACCAGTCCCGGATGTCGCTGTCGTTCTACGGCAAGCGTCCGGGCCCGGGCATGAAGCTCGACAAGCTGTCGATGCAGTTCGCCATGCACGAGAACAAGAACTCCGACCAGGTGCTCGAGGCCTACGAGCGGCTCATCCACGACGCGATGCGCGGCGACCACACGCTGTTCACGACCGCCGACGGCATCGAGCGGCTCTGGGAGCTCTCCGAGCCGCTGCTCACCGACCCGCCCCCCGTCCGGGCGTACGGCGAGGGCACCTGGGGCCCCAATGCCATCCACCAGCTGATCGCTCCGCGGGCGTGGCGGCTGCCGTTCGAGCGGAGCTGGCGCGACCCCAACGACAGCGGCGTCTGA
- a CDS encoding CapA family protein, translated as MAVLVLSLAACDSGPRPGGLPERVARLDPEDAGDDGRARGSDGPPRGTVRLAFAGDVHFELQHRRLLGRPATALRAIAPALRSADVTMVNLESAVTRRGTPEPKKYHFRTDRRALDVLAGAGVDVASLANNHAVDYGAVGLRDTLAAKRSDPPVALVGVGADRREAFAAHRVRVGSTDLAFLAASSRREYTMDAWSAAPGSPGIAAARHPRPRDLLDAVEREAARADVVVVYLHWGDEYARCPDPKQRTTARALVAAGADVVVGTHAHVLQGSGWRGDSYVNYGLGNFLWYHNYRREDTGVLQVTIRDGEVVGDAWTPAAVDVDGSLPRPVSGPAAAQDRRAWERLRSCTDLAGSPQG; from the coding sequence GTGGCCGTCCTGGTCCTCTCGCTCGCGGCCTGCGACTCGGGGCCCCGACCCGGCGGTCTCCCCGAGCGCGTCGCGCGCCTCGACCCGGAGGACGCGGGAGACGACGGGCGTGCCCGAGGCAGCGACGGCCCGCCCCGGGGGACGGTGAGGCTCGCGTTCGCCGGCGACGTGCACTTCGAGCTGCAGCACCGCCGGTTGCTGGGTCGCCCGGCCACGGCGCTGCGGGCGATCGCACCGGCACTGAGGTCGGCCGACGTCACCATGGTCAACCTCGAGTCCGCGGTGACGCGGCGCGGGACGCCGGAGCCGAAGAAGTACCACTTCCGCACCGACCGCCGCGCCCTCGACGTGCTCGCCGGGGCCGGCGTGGACGTCGCCTCCCTGGCCAACAACCACGCCGTGGACTACGGCGCGGTCGGGCTGCGCGACACCCTCGCCGCCAAGCGGTCGGACCCGCCGGTGGCGCTGGTGGGTGTGGGCGCCGACCGTCGCGAGGCGTTCGCGGCCCACCGGGTGAGGGTCGGCAGCACCGACCTCGCGTTCCTGGCCGCATCGTCCCGCCGTGAGTACACGATGGACGCCTGGTCGGCCGCGCCCGGCTCCCCGGGGATCGCGGCCGCGCGGCACCCGCGTCCGCGTGACCTGCTCGACGCGGTCGAGCGCGAGGCCGCACGCGCGGACGTCGTGGTCGTCTACCTGCACTGGGGGGACGAGTACGCCCGCTGCCCGGACCCGAAGCAGCGCACGACCGCGCGGGCCCTGGTCGCGGCCGGCGCCGACGTGGTGGTCGGCACGCACGCCCACGTGCTCCAGGGGTCGGGCTGGCGCGGGGACAGCTACGTGAACTACGGCCTCGGCAATTTCTTGTGGTACCACAACTATCGTCGTGAGGACACCGGGGTCCTCCAGGTGACGATCCGCGACGGAGAGGTCGTGGGGGACGCCTGGACGCCGGCGGCGGTCGACGTCGACGGCTCCTTGCCCCGACCGGTCTCCGGCCCGGCCGCCGCGCAGGACCGCCGTGCCTGGGAGCGTCTGCGCTCCTGCACCGACCTCGCCGGCTCCCCGCAGGGCTGA
- a CDS encoding tripartite tricarboxylate transporter substrate-binding protein gives MTRTPRTRRPGRHRRPGRPRRQSLRRVAAALLVVGLTAGVSSCGVTRGGDEPGNRRLRMMIPNSPGGGYDQTGRAAVHVLEDEDLTGRFEVSNIIGASGSVAMQRLLNEDGADDLMMTMGLGVVGAVYTNKSAARVTDATPLARLIEEQEGLLVPAGSPFETVDDLVKAWRADPSSVVVGGGSTAGGPDHLFPMQLADTIGVEPGDVRYISYDGGGPLTAALLGSKIDVGTTGPSEVEGQLADGSLRMLATSGDERLPGSDVPTLSEAGVDLVFTNWRGVFAPPGISDATRAELTGLLEEMHDSPEWEEQLEANNWIDAFATGEDFEVFLDEQETRVEDTLKELGLV, from the coding sequence GTGACCAGGACACCCCGGACCAGACGGCCCGGCCGGCACCGACGGCCCGGCCGGCCCCGACGGCAGAGTCTGCGCCGAGTCGCCGCCGCGCTGCTCGTCGTCGGCCTCACCGCCGGCGTCAGCTCGTGCGGCGTCACCCGCGGCGGGGACGAGCCCGGCAACCGTCGGCTGCGCATGATGATCCCCAACAGCCCCGGCGGCGGCTACGACCAGACCGGCCGCGCGGCGGTGCACGTGCTGGAGGACGAGGACCTCACGGGTCGCTTCGAGGTCTCGAACATCATCGGTGCCTCGGGCAGCGTCGCCATGCAGCGGCTGCTCAACGAGGACGGCGCCGACGACCTCATGATGACCATGGGGCTCGGCGTGGTCGGGGCGGTCTACACGAACAAGTCGGCCGCCCGCGTCACCGACGCGACCCCGCTGGCCCGCCTCATCGAGGAGCAGGAGGGCCTGCTGGTCCCCGCTGGCTCCCCCTTCGAGACCGTCGACGACCTGGTCAAGGCCTGGCGGGCCGACCCGAGCTCGGTCGTGGTCGGCGGCGGCTCGACCGCCGGCGGGCCCGACCACCTCTTCCCGATGCAGCTGGCCGACACGATCGGCGTCGAGCCCGGTGACGTCCGCTACATCTCCTACGACGGTGGCGGTCCGCTCACCGCGGCGCTGCTGGGCTCGAAGATCGACGTCGGGACCACCGGTCCCAGCGAGGTCGAGGGCCAGCTGGCCGACGGGTCGCTGCGGATGCTCGCCACCTCAGGGGACGAGCGCCTCCCCGGCAGCGACGTACCGACGCTGAGCGAGGCCGGGGTCGACCTGGTCTTCACCAACTGGCGCGGCGTCTTCGCCCCGCCCGGGATCAGCGACGCGACCCGCGCGGAGCTGACCGGCCTGCTGGAGGAGATGCACGACTCCCCCGAGTGGGAGGAGCAGCTCGAGGCCAACAACTGGATCGACGCCTTCGCCACCGGCGAGGACTTCGAGGTCTTCCTCGACGAGCAGGAGACCCGCGTGGAAGACACCCTGAAGGAGCTGGGACTCGTATGA
- a CDS encoding universal stress protein, whose amino-acid sequence MTVVVAYSNDVYGAAALDYGVGLAAEGGDRLVVVNATRGDKLVDDRYAGSAASEDVRARLEALPFEAELRQSISPDVADEVLAVAQEVQPRMLVVGVRHRTPLGKLIMGSVAQRLILEAHCPVVAVKPTR is encoded by the coding sequence ATGACCGTCGTCGTGGCCTACAGCAACGACGTCTACGGCGCCGCCGCCCTCGACTACGGGGTCGGGCTGGCTGCCGAGGGCGGTGACCGACTCGTCGTCGTCAACGCGACCCGCGGCGACAAGCTCGTCGACGACCGGTACGCCGGCAGCGCGGCCTCCGAGGACGTGCGGGCCCGTCTGGAGGCGCTGCCGTTCGAGGCCGAGCTGCGGCAGTCGATCTCCCCCGACGTCGCCGACGAGGTGCTGGCGGTGGCGCAGGAGGTGCAGCCGCGGATGCTCGTGGTGGGCGTGCGCCACCGCACCCCGCTCGGCAAGCTGATCATGGGCAGCGTCGCCCAGCGCCTGATCCTCGAGGCCCACTGCCCGGTGGTGGCGGTCAAGCCCACCCGCTGA
- a CDS encoding alpha/beta fold hydrolase, which yields MRGTTRTARGLLATAAAAAGLTALPLTGGALPAASAAATRVTDGCISSVPDPGTSERVDICYTLFQPAQATADRKVPLIMHSHGWGGSRNQDPADFQRFLDAGYGVLSYDQRGFGQSGGQAYVENPRVEGHDVRGLIRLVAQQRWVKKDAPGDPRLGAIGGSYGGGYQFLGAFESLRLKGTPVFDALAPEITWNDLNRSLAPEGVVRSEWALALSGAAVPSNSLPPQIYQALIEGAATGEWPDGSVPGGQNLVEFFKRNGPQWHVDHGRRLDIPVLMGQGATDSLFNLQEGLTNWRTALTDRARRSSIFVGYNGGHVLPSAFPAGVEVSGDPCSTKLAGGSFEQLSLRFFDEKLRGRDTGLRGYGRFHLATAGNTCTTVSSVTPDTTKALGTITTPTVASPAQATEIATGPYRVAGSSHLTADVTTLTPNSRAFFGLAIGTSPADAKLVQKNVMPLNEETPVTGERRRIELPAVAVNVPKGQNLYLLTSALSDSFVGFGSRTAGVVTLDDTQVHLPTVG from the coding sequence GTGCGAGGAACGACCAGGACCGCCCGAGGCCTGCTGGCCACGGCCGCGGCCGCCGCCGGCCTGACCGCGCTGCCGCTGACCGGGGGCGCGCTGCCGGCCGCCTCGGCGGCGGCCACGCGGGTGACCGACGGCTGCATCAGCAGCGTGCCGGACCCGGGCACCAGCGAACGCGTCGACATCTGCTACACGCTCTTCCAGCCTGCCCAGGCCACGGCGGACCGCAAGGTCCCCCTGATCATGCACAGCCACGGCTGGGGCGGCTCACGCAACCAGGACCCCGCCGACTTCCAGCGGTTCCTCGACGCCGGCTACGGCGTGCTGTCCTACGACCAGCGCGGATTCGGCCAGAGCGGCGGCCAGGCGTACGTCGAGAACCCCCGCGTCGAGGGGCACGACGTCCGCGGCCTCATCCGTCTGGTCGCGCAGCAGCGGTGGGTGAAGAAGGACGCCCCCGGCGACCCGCGCCTCGGCGCCATCGGCGGCAGCTACGGCGGCGGCTACCAGTTCCTCGGCGCGTTCGAGAGCCTGCGGCTCAAGGGCACGCCGGTGTTCGACGCACTGGCCCCCGAGATCACGTGGAACGACCTCAACCGCAGCCTCGCCCCGGAGGGCGTCGTACGCAGTGAGTGGGCGCTGGCCCTCAGCGGCGCAGCCGTGCCCAGCAACTCGCTGCCGCCGCAGATCTACCAGGCGCTCATCGAGGGCGCCGCCACCGGCGAGTGGCCCGACGGCAGCGTGCCCGGTGGGCAGAACCTGGTCGAGTTCTTCAAGCGCAACGGACCCCAGTGGCACGTCGACCACGGCCGCCGCCTCGACATCCCGGTCCTCATGGGACAGGGCGCCACGGACTCGCTGTTCAACCTCCAGGAGGGTCTGACCAACTGGCGCACCGCGCTCACCGACCGGGCCCGCCGCAGCTCGATCTTCGTGGGCTACAACGGCGGCCACGTGCTGCCGTCGGCCTTCCCCGCCGGCGTCGAGGTCAGCGGCGACCCCTGCAGCACCAAGCTCGCCGGGGGCAGCTTCGAGCAGCTCTCCCTGCGCTTCTTCGACGAGAAGCTGCGCGGGCGCGACACGGGGCTGCGCGGCTACGGCCGCTTCCACCTGGCGACCGCCGGCAACACCTGCACCACGGTGAGCTCGGTGACGCCGGACACCACCAAGGCGCTCGGGACGATCACGACCCCGACCGTGGCGAGCCCGGCGCAGGCGACCGAGATCGCGACCGGGCCCTACCGCGTCGCGGGCTCGTCGCACCTCACCGCCGACGTGACGACGCTGACGCCGAACAGCCGGGCCTTCTTCGGCCTCGCCATCGGCACCTCACCGGCCGACGCCAAGCTGGTGCAGAAGAACGTGATGCCGCTCAACGAGGAGACCCCGGTCACCGGCGAGCGCCGTCGCATCGAGCTGCCGGCGGTCGCGGTCAACGTCCCGAAGGGCCAGAACCTCTACCTGCTGACCTCGGCCCTGAGCGACTCCTTCGTCGGCTTCGGCAGCCGTACGGCGGGTGTCGTCACGCTCGACGACACCCAGGTGCACCTGCCCACCGTCGGCTGA
- a CDS encoding M15 family metallopeptidase, with product MRTLLGLVTVALLAAGCSGPADRRSAPTGAEPPATPSSSTPPGPEPERVRSSGAPEKKRGADPGPAGFTARVSPITPALRERMSASHRPGCPVPLDRLRHLTLSYVGFDGRSRTGELVVAARHADDVVSVFERLYDARFPIQRMRLVDAYGADDARSMAANNTSAYNCRRVAGTDRWSEHAYGGAIDLNPVQNPYVQGAAFVPAEGAAYVDVPRGRGARAEPGVVVAGDVVDRAFASVGWEWGGRWRSSKDYQHFSASGG from the coding sequence ATGAGGACCCTCCTGGGACTGGTGACGGTGGCGCTGCTCGCCGCCGGGTGCTCCGGCCCCGCGGACCGGCGCTCCGCGCCCACGGGCGCGGAGCCCCCGGCCACCCCCTCCTCGTCGACGCCGCCCGGCCCCGAACCAGAGCGCGTGCGAAGCAGCGGCGCTCCCGAGAAGAAACGGGGAGCCGACCCGGGACCGGCGGGGTTCACCGCACGCGTCTCGCCCATCACGCCCGCGCTGCGGGAGCGGATGTCGGCGAGCCACCGACCGGGCTGCCCGGTGCCCCTGGACCGACTGCGGCACCTGACCCTGTCCTACGTCGGCTTCGACGGTCGCTCCCGCACCGGCGAGCTCGTGGTCGCCGCGCGCCACGCCGACGACGTCGTGAGCGTCTTCGAGCGCCTGTACGACGCGCGCTTCCCGATCCAGCGCATGCGCCTGGTGGACGCCTACGGCGCCGACGACGCACGCTCGATGGCGGCCAACAACACCTCGGCCTACAACTGCCGGCGCGTGGCCGGGACCGACCGGTGGTCCGAGCACGCCTACGGCGGCGCCATCGACCTCAACCCGGTGCAGAACCCCTACGTCCAGGGCGCCGCGTTCGTCCCCGCCGAGGGAGCGGCGTACGTCGACGTGCCGCGGGGGCGCGGGGCGCGCGCCGAGCCCGGCGTCGTGGTGGCCGGCGACGTGGTGGACCGGGCGTTCGCGAGCGTCGGCTGGGAGTGGGGGGGTCGCTGGCGCAGCTCGAAGGACTACCAGCACTTCTCCGCCTCCGGCGGCTGA
- a CDS encoding aldo/keto reductase: protein MDYTHLGRSGLSVSRLCLGTMNFGPETSEEDSHEIMDRALELGINFFDTANVYGWVPGEGVTEQIIGRWFARGGERREKTVIATKLYGSMSQWPNDTFLSARNIRLACDASLKRLQTDYIDLYQMHHVDRSTPWDEIWEAFEVLRQQGKVLYFGSSNHAGWHIAQSMETARRRGQTGLVSEQSIYNLLKREVELEVLPACQGYGLGVIPWSPLNGGLLGGIIRKTEKGQRRLTGRAKDALKTHRKALRAYEDFCDEIGELPAHVGLAWLLHQEGVTGPIIGPRTLEQLDGSIRATEIRLKKDELARVDEIFPGPGGPAPEAYAW from the coding sequence ATGGACTACACCCATCTCGGCCGCAGCGGCCTCTCCGTCAGCCGACTCTGCCTGGGCACGATGAACTTCGGTCCGGAGACCTCCGAGGAGGACAGCCACGAGATCATGGACCGGGCACTCGAGCTCGGCATCAACTTCTTCGACACCGCCAACGTCTACGGCTGGGTCCCCGGCGAGGGCGTGACCGAGCAGATCATCGGTCGCTGGTTCGCCCGCGGAGGGGAGCGGCGCGAGAAGACGGTGATCGCGACCAAGCTCTACGGCTCGATGAGCCAGTGGCCGAACGACACGTTCTTGTCAGCGCGCAACATCCGGCTCGCGTGCGACGCCTCGCTGAAGCGGCTGCAGACCGACTACATCGACCTCTACCAGATGCACCACGTCGACCGGAGCACGCCGTGGGACGAGATCTGGGAGGCCTTCGAGGTGCTGCGCCAGCAGGGCAAGGTGCTCTACTTCGGCTCCTCCAACCACGCGGGCTGGCACATCGCCCAGAGCATGGAGACGGCACGGCGCCGCGGCCAGACCGGGCTGGTGAGCGAGCAGTCGATCTACAACCTGCTCAAGCGCGAGGTCGAGCTCGAGGTGCTCCCGGCCTGCCAGGGCTACGGGCTCGGCGTCATCCCCTGGTCGCCGCTCAACGGCGGGCTCCTCGGCGGCATCATCCGCAAGACCGAGAAGGGCCAGCGCCGCCTCACCGGACGTGCCAAGGACGCCCTCAAGACGCACCGCAAGGCGCTGCGGGCCTACGAGGACTTCTGCGACGAGATCGGCGAGCTCCCGGCCCACGTCGGGCTGGCCTGGCTGCTGCACCAGGAGGGCGTCACCGGACCGATCATCGGGCCACGGACCCTGGAGCAGCTCGACGGGTCGATCCGGGCCACCGAGATCCGGCTGAAGAAGGACGAGCTCGCGCGGGTCGACGAGATCTTCCCCGGACCCGGCGGGCCCGCCCCCGAGGCCTACGCCTGGTGA
- a CDS encoding tripartite tricarboxylate transporter TctB family protein → MSTSTTPTPPPVPAASTSASTPARTDKAQYAVAGGLVVGGGYVLYDASTLAPAFSDQPVQPDALPFLVGAALVLLGVLLAVATRRGDLPSAEEGEDVDLTLPSDWATVAKLVGVFVLNIVLIDWLGWAITGALLFAGAAWVVGSRRIGLNLVIGAVLSVGTWYGFYVGLGVPIPAGILDGVL, encoded by the coding sequence ATGAGCACCTCCACCACCCCCACCCCGCCGCCGGTCCCGGCCGCGTCCACCTCCGCGTCCACCCCCGCGCGCACCGACAAGGCGCAGTACGCCGTCGCGGGCGGCCTCGTGGTCGGCGGCGGCTACGTGCTGTACGACGCGAGCACCCTCGCCCCGGCGTTCTCCGACCAGCCGGTGCAGCCCGACGCACTGCCGTTCCTCGTCGGTGCCGCGCTGGTCCTGCTCGGGGTCCTGCTCGCCGTGGCCACCCGGCGCGGCGACCTGCCGAGCGCCGAGGAGGGCGAGGACGTCGACCTGACGCTTCCCTCGGACTGGGCCACCGTCGCCAAGCTCGTCGGCGTCTTCGTGCTCAACATCGTGCTCATCGACTGGCTCGGCTGGGCGATCACGGGCGCGCTGCTGTTCGCCGGCGCCGCGTGGGTCGTGGGCAGCCGCCGCATCGGCCTCAACCTCGTCATCGGCGCCGTCCTCTCGGTCGGCACCTGGTACGGCTTCTACGTCGGCCTCGGGGTCCCGATCCCCGCCGGCATCCTGGACGGAGTGCTCTGA
- a CDS encoding tripartite tricarboxylate transporter permease, producing MDSLTMLMEGFGNALTPTNLLFAVLGVMLGTAVGVLPGIGPAMTVALLLPVTYNVSPSAALIMFAGIYYGGMYGGSTTSILLNTPGESSSVVTALEGNKMAKTGRAAQALATAAIGSFVAGTIGTALLVFFAPPLAKLVVQLGAPSYFALILLALIAVTAVLGNSRLRGFIALFVGLAIGLVGTTTGQARLTFDQPLLADGIDIVVVAVAIFALGEALWVAAHLRRKPLEIIPVGRPWMSKADLGRSWKPWLRGTALGFPFGAIPAGGAEMPTLLSYISEKKLTKHPEEFGRGAIEGVAGPEAANNASAAGTMVPLLAIGLPTTATAAVILAAMQSYGLQPGPALFDNEPLLVWTLLAGLFIANTLLVLINLPMAPLWAKLLRTPRPYLYAGILFFASLGAYSVNFQAFDLLLLLIFGVLGLGMRRFGIPVLPLIIGVILGPQMEYQLAQALAIDPSISTLWSEPVAVIVYAVVALGLVLLGLRSLRGRPDPLVDVVPHPDGSHESLGTHPDHEKVTR from the coding sequence ATGGACAGCCTCACCATGCTCATGGAGGGGTTCGGCAACGCGCTGACCCCGACCAACCTGCTCTTCGCCGTGCTCGGCGTCATGCTCGGCACCGCCGTGGGCGTGCTGCCCGGCATCGGGCCCGCCATGACGGTCGCGCTGCTGCTGCCGGTCACCTACAACGTCTCCCCCAGCGCCGCGCTCATCATGTTCGCCGGCATCTACTACGGCGGCATGTACGGCGGGTCGACCACCTCGATCCTGCTGAACACCCCCGGGGAGTCCTCGTCGGTGGTGACCGCGCTCGAGGGCAACAAGATGGCCAAGACCGGCCGGGCCGCCCAGGCGCTCGCCACCGCCGCCATCGGCTCGTTCGTCGCCGGCACCATCGGCACCGCGCTGCTGGTGTTCTTCGCCCCGCCGCTGGCCAAGCTGGTCGTGCAGCTCGGCGCCCCGTCGTACTTCGCGCTGATCCTGCTGGCCCTGATCGCGGTCACCGCGGTGCTGGGCAACTCGCGGCTGCGCGGCTTCATTGCCCTCTTCGTCGGCCTGGCCATCGGGCTGGTCGGCACCACCACCGGGCAGGCCCGGTTGACCTTCGACCAGCCCCTGCTGGCCGACGGCATCGACATCGTCGTGGTGGCCGTGGCGATCTTCGCCCTCGGCGAGGCGCTCTGGGTCGCGGCCCACCTGCGCCGCAAGCCGCTCGAGATCATCCCCGTCGGCCGTCCGTGGATGAGCAAGGCAGACCTCGGCCGCTCGTGGAAGCCGTGGCTGCGCGGCACCGCGCTGGGCTTCCCCTTCGGCGCCATCCCGGCCGGCGGGGCGGAGATGCCCACGCTGCTCAGCTACATCAGCGAGAAGAAGCTGACCAAGCACCCCGAGGAGTTCGGCCGCGGCGCCATCGAGGGCGTGGCCGGGCCGGAGGCGGCCAACAACGCCTCCGCCGCCGGCACCATGGTCCCGCTGCTGGCCATCGGCCTGCCGACCACCGCGACCGCGGCGGTCATCCTGGCCGCCATGCAGAGCTACGGCCTGCAGCCCGGCCCGGCGCTGTTCGACAACGAGCCGCTGCTCGTGTGGACCCTGCTCGCCGGGCTCTTCATCGCCAACACCCTGCTGGTGCTCATCAACCTGCCGATGGCGCCGCTGTGGGCCAAGCTGCTGCGCACCCCGCGGCCCTACCTCTACGCGGGCATCCTGTTCTTCGCCTCGCTCGGCGCCTACAGCGTCAACTTCCAGGCCTTCGACCTGCTCCTGCTGCTGATCTTCGGCGTGCTCGGGCTGGGGATGCGCCGGTTCGGCATCCCGGTGCTGCCGCTGATCATCGGCGTCATCCTCGGCCCCCAGATGGAGTACCAGCTGGCCCAGGCCCTGGCCATCGACCCCAGCATCTCGACGCTGTGGAGCGAGCCGGTCGCGGTGATCGTGTACGCCGTGGTCGCGCTGGGCCTGGTGCTGCTCGGCCTGCGCTCCCTGCGTGGCCGGCCGGACCCGCTGGTCGACGTCGTGCCCCACCCCGACGGCTCGCACGAGTCGCTCGGCACCCACCCCGACCACGAGAAGGTGACCCGATGA